One stretch of Bacteroidota bacterium DNA includes these proteins:
- a CDS encoding aldolase/citrate lyase family protein — protein MKIDGKKISIGSWITLNHPSIGEILADAGFEWLCIDLEHSVTDYFETQQLMTAIQGKGIKAYVRVGENNPRIIKRVLDAGADGIIVPSVNSKADAVKAVRAVKYPPEGNRGVGLARAQGYGFNFENYRDVNSKQIILIAQIEHINAINELEDIISVEGIDGTFIGPYDLSGSMGKPGMYDDEDVVNALLKYETIAKKYDKFIGFHIIKPDFELVKEKIFKGYNFIAFSVDILFLGSIVRDQMKFLQSQSLK, from the coding sequence ATGAAAATAGACGGAAAAAAAATATCAATAGGATCATGGATAACTCTTAATCATCCATCGATAGGTGAAATTTTAGCGGATGCAGGTTTTGAATGGTTATGTATCGATTTGGAACACTCAGTTACTGATTATTTTGAAACTCAGCAATTGATGACGGCGATCCAGGGTAAAGGGATCAAAGCATATGTACGTGTCGGCGAGAATAATCCAAGAATCATTAAACGCGTTCTTGATGCCGGTGCCGATGGTATCATTGTGCCTTCTGTGAATTCCAAAGCAGATGCTGTAAAAGCAGTGCGGGCGGTTAAGTATCCGCCGGAAGGGAACCGAGGAGTTGGATTGGCGCGGGCACAGGGTTATGGGTTTAATTTTGAAAATTATCGCGATGTAAATTCAAAACAAATTATACTCATAGCACAAATTGAACATATTAATGCAATTAATGAATTGGAGGATATCATTTCTGTTGAAGGAATTGATGGAACATTTATAGGGCCGTATGATTTGTCTGGTTCTATGGGAAAACCAGGGATGTATGATGACGAAGATGTGGTCAATGCGTTACTTAAGTATGAAACCATTGCAAAAAAATATGATAAATTCATTGGCTTTCATATAATAAAACCAGATTTCGAATTAGTTAAAGAAAAAATATTCAAAGGTTATAATTTTATTGCTTTTAGTGTTGATATCCTTTTCCTAGGGTCGATTGTTAGAGATCAAATGAAATTCTTGCAATCACAATCTTTAAAATAA
- a CDS encoding Gfo/Idh/MocA family oxidoreductase, with amino-acid sequence MNSKNSKLKVGIAGYGIIGKRRRTFIDSNPHFKTVAVSDIKYKGEGIFPDGTKFYSDFRLLINQEIDVLFVCLPNYLAAEATILGLKNRLHVFCEKPPAKDVDEVLKILKVKKHYPTLKLKYGFNHRYHDSYVEAAKIVKSKKYGNLKNIRGVYGKSRMVTFEGGWRSHRNYAGGGILLDQGIHMLDMISTLAGDFDEIHSFISNDFWKHDVEDNAYVMMRNKSGCVAMIHSTATQWQHRFRLELTLDKALIELSGILSGSKSYGEERLKIIPRNIESNNGAFDEISKIFLDDLSWKREIDEFSDVIINNKKVVNGSPEDALKIMKLIQKIYFSDKKWRDNYHIVLPNNKQR; translated from the coding sequence ATGAATTCAAAAAATAGCAAATTAAAAGTCGGGATAGCCGGGTATGGAATTATTGGAAAAAGACGCCGTACATTTATTGACTCTAACCCTCATTTTAAAACGGTGGCTGTTAGTGATATAAAATATAAAGGGGAAGGAATATTTCCCGATGGGACTAAGTTTTATTCGGATTTTCGATTGTTAATCAATCAAGAAATAGATGTTCTCTTTGTATGCCTTCCAAATTATTTAGCTGCCGAAGCTACAATATTAGGATTAAAAAACCGTCTTCATGTTTTTTGTGAAAAACCCCCCGCAAAAGATGTTGACGAGGTATTAAAAATACTTAAAGTAAAAAAACATTATCCTACACTGAAATTGAAATATGGATTTAATCACCGGTATCATGATTCATATGTAGAAGCTGCAAAAATTGTTAAGTCGAAAAAATATGGGAATTTAAAGAATATTAGGGGGGTATACGGCAAAAGCAGAATGGTGACTTTTGAAGGCGGATGGCGTTCGCATAGAAATTATGCTGGCGGAGGAATTCTGTTAGATCAAGGAATTCATATGCTAGATATGATCAGTACTTTAGCCGGTGATTTTGATGAAATTCACAGTTTCATTTCCAATGATTTTTGGAAACACGATGTCGAAGATAATGCATATGTGATGATGAGGAATAAATCTGGCTGCGTTGCAATGATCCATTCTACTGCGACGCAATGGCAACATCGGTTTCGTTTAGAATTAACCCTGGACAAAGCATTAATCGAATTATCGGGAATTCTTTCTGGCTCAAAAAGTTATGGGGAGGAAAGATTAAAAATTATCCCTAGAAATATTGAATCGAATAATGGAGCTTTTGATGAGATATCCAAAATATTTTTGGATGACTTGTCTTGGAAAAGAGAGATCGATGAGTTTTCGGATGTAATAATTAATAATAAGAAAGTAGTAAACGGCAGCCCCGAGGATGCTTTGAAAATTATGAAATTAATTCAAAAAATATATTTTTCAGACAAAAAATGGAGAGATAATTATCATATTGTTCTCCCAAACAATAAACAACGATGA
- a CDS encoding oligosaccharide flippase family protein, producing MNINKNLVYKVKQTGKHSFIFFLGSGAQSALNFILLPIITKNIIPSDYGIYSLVVMVGTMASSVFYLGGTSAMSRYYFEESEVYYRSKVFSTCFYLTLIGFIAQICVGFIFTKNISYFLFRSDQFSDYIFYMFIASGLGFLFNFLLLQLRVERRSILFSVSNILMFIVNFGTTYYLLDYLKLGFVSLIIGPLISNLIGTVILIIALRNLFIIKFFHDDLIEYLKFGIPAVVISLTAYLLDWLDRIVLNNHVSSADLGIYSFGCRIGLLISALYVQPFSMVWSSIRWEYAKDGDTSIFFALITKLYTFIGITAILSISLFLNIILRLLSKNIEYENAITIIPIIFLSQLIYGYSNILDFGIYLNKRLSIYIGIYLIGIIVNLILNSIFVPMYGFVIAAYSKLASFGICAILIYKISNNYFPISINLFLLSIPFVILISVVEIVLNIKMDILMQTGVNIILIIIISALNIIFLFNEKDRNIIKNISLQLFEQLYVFNKKTKD from the coding sequence TTGAATATTAATAAAAATTTAGTTTATAAAGTAAAACAAACCGGAAAGCATTCATTCATTTTTTTTCTTGGATCAGGTGCTCAATCCGCTTTAAATTTTATTTTACTACCAATTATTACTAAAAATATTATACCATCTGACTATGGTATATATTCCCTAGTAGTTATGGTGGGTACAATGGCGTCTTCTGTTTTTTATTTGGGAGGGACAAGCGCCATGTCTCGATATTATTTTGAAGAGTCCGAAGTTTATTATAGAAGCAAAGTTTTTTCAACTTGTTTTTATTTAACTCTTATTGGTTTTATTGCCCAAATATGTGTCGGATTCATCTTTACTAAAAATATATCGTATTTTTTATTTCGATCTGATCAATTTTCAGATTATATATTTTACATGTTTATTGCTTCAGGTCTTGGTTTTTTATTCAACTTTTTATTGCTTCAATTAAGAGTTGAAAGAAGATCGATACTATTTTCTGTTTCAAATATTCTCATGTTTATCGTTAATTTTGGTACAACATATTATTTATTGGATTATTTAAAATTAGGCTTTGTTTCATTGATAATAGGTCCATTAATTTCAAATTTAATAGGAACTGTTATACTAATAATTGCTCTGCGGAATTTATTTATTATAAAGTTTTTTCATGATGACTTAATAGAATATTTAAAATTTGGTATTCCTGCAGTAGTGATTAGTTTGACCGCATATTTACTAGATTGGCTGGACCGGATAGTGTTGAACAATCACGTTTCATCAGCTGATTTGGGAATATATTCATTCGGGTGCCGAATTGGTCTATTGATTTCAGCGTTATATGTCCAGCCTTTTTCAATGGTTTGGTCGTCCATAAGATGGGAATATGCAAAAGATGGTGACACATCTATCTTTTTTGCCTTAATTACTAAACTTTATACCTTTATTGGAATCACTGCAATACTGAGCATATCACTTTTCCTCAATATTATTCTTAGATTGCTTTCAAAGAATATTGAATATGAAAATGCTATTACTATAATTCCAATAATATTCCTTTCGCAGCTCATATATGGGTATTCAAATATTTTGGATTTTGGAATTTATCTAAATAAACGATTAAGCATTTATATCGGAATATATTTAATTGGTATTATAGTTAACTTAATTCTCAATTCGATATTTGTCCCAATGTATGGCTTTGTCATCGCGGCGTATTCAAAACTCGCTTCGTTTGGAATTTGTGCAATTCTTATTTATAAAATATCTAATAACTATTTTCCAATTAGTATTAATCTATTTTTGCTCTCAATTCCATTTGTTATTCTCATTAGTGTTGTTGAAATCGTATTAAATATCAAAATGGATATCCTCATGCAGACAGGCGTCAATATTATTTTAATTATTATAATCAGCGCCTTAAATATTATATTTCTTTTTAATGAAAAGGATAGAAATATTATTAAAAATATATCTCTGCAATTATTTGAACAATTGTATGTTTTCAATAAAAAAACAAAGGATTGA
- a CDS encoding AroB-related putative sugar phosphate phospholyase (cyclizing) translates to MSEKIVINSRLRNYSLEFVEDVFSLVNNEKKESSFYIIDSIIFKLYRKQCDTLIEHNRFLVVNATEPHKSYLYCGTVIEELLKKGIKRNSTLVAIGGGIIQDITAFISSVLFRGVDWSFIPTTLLAQTDSCIGGKTSINFGDIKNTIGNFNPPREIYIDLSFLDTLPADDIKSGIGEILHYLYYANSTFIGSLFDDYNDLLKNRQSLKKFITESLRIKKSVIEIDEFDKGERNKFNYGHTFGHALESVTNYSIKHGQAVTIGMDIANLISVQNGLMAETLYAQVRSKLSMNFPSYPLKEIKAVEYIKYLKMDKKNVDDQLVCILMKSYGELIKTKIPMDQSFLKLLEQYFRNN, encoded by the coding sequence ATGTCTGAAAAGATTGTCATCAACTCGAGATTGAGGAACTACTCGTTGGAGTTTGTGGAAGATGTTTTTTCGCTTGTCAACAACGAAAAAAAAGAGAGTTCATTCTATATCATTGATTCAATTATTTTTAAATTGTACAGGAAACAATGCGATACGTTGATTGAACATAACAGGTTCTTGGTCGTCAATGCTACGGAGCCGCATAAATCATATCTGTATTGCGGCACGGTCATCGAAGAGTTATTGAAGAAAGGTATCAAACGGAACAGTACATTGGTGGCGATCGGCGGTGGCATCATTCAGGACATCACCGCGTTTATCTCTTCTGTCCTGTTCCGCGGTGTGGACTGGTCGTTCATCCCCACCACCCTGTTGGCACAAACAGACAGTTGTATCGGCGGGAAGACCTCCATTAATTTTGGTGATATCAAAAACACGATCGGCAACTTTAATCCGCCCAGGGAAATCTACATCGACCTCTCTTTTTTAGATACGCTGCCGGCGGATGACATCAAGTCCGGAATAGGGGAGATTTTGCATTATCTATATTATGCGAACAGTACGTTTATCGGTTCTCTTTTTGATGACTATAATGACTTGTTGAAGAACAGACAGTCACTGAAAAAATTTATCACCGAAAGTCTCCGCATCAAGAAATCGGTCATTGAAATCGATGAATTCGACAAAGGGGAGAGGAATAAATTCAATTACGGCCACACGTTCGGTCATGCCTTGGAATCCGTGACAAATTATTCCATCAAACATGGCCAGGCTGTGACGATCGGTATGGATATCGCGAACCTCATATCAGTCCAGAATGGATTGATGGCGGAAACCCTGTATGCGCAGGTCCGGTCAAAACTCTCCATGAATTTTCCCTCATATCCTTTGAAAGAGATCAAAGCAGTCGAGTATATAAAGTACCTGAAGATGGATAAAAAGAATGTCGATGATCAGTTGGTATGCATTCTCATGAAGAGTTATGGTGAACTCATTAAAACAAAGATTCCCATGGACCAGAGCTTCTTAAAATTATTGGAACAGTATTTTAGAAACAATTAA
- a CDS encoding WxcM-like domain-containing protein, which produces MNYYKHPNAIVETDHIGEGTRIWAFAHVLPGAVIGSECNICDHVFIENKVSVGNRVTIKSGVQLWDGAYLEDDVFIGPNATFTNDLYPRSKQYPREWLKTIIKKGASIGANATILPGITIGTNAMVAAGAVVTKNVPPNAIVAGNPATIRKYFGTENIKLPDKYMELSHHVLPVSKIKDVKIVQLPMVDDLRGSLLAAEYSHQIPFIPKRFFLVHNVPSKEVRGEHAHKTLHQFLVCINGTCSVALDDGSVREEYRLDSKGIGIYIPPKVWGIQYKYSSDAMLLVLASDVYDSEDYIRDYDQFISYVKK; this is translated from the coding sequence ATGAATTACTATAAACATCCTAATGCTATTGTTGAGACCGATCACATCGGGGAAGGAACACGTATTTGGGCATTCGCTCACGTACTGCCAGGTGCGGTCATTGGTTCCGAATGCAATATTTGTGATCATGTATTCATCGAAAATAAAGTCTCGGTGGGAAACAGGGTTACGATAAAATCCGGTGTGCAGTTATGGGATGGTGCGTATCTTGAAGACGATGTTTTTATCGGTCCCAACGCTACTTTCACCAACGATCTTTATCCGAGAAGCAAGCAATATCCAAGAGAATGGTTAAAGACTATAATAAAAAAAGGTGCTTCTATTGGAGCCAATGCTACTATTCTTCCGGGTATAACCATAGGTACTAACGCAATGGTTGCTGCCGGTGCTGTTGTAACAAAGAATGTACCTCCGAATGCCATTGTAGCTGGTAATCCTGCGACGATCCGAAAATACTTTGGTACCGAAAATATAAAACTGCCGGATAAATACATGGAATTGTCGCATCATGTATTGCCTGTCTCAAAAATTAAAGATGTAAAAATAGTGCAGCTTCCAATGGTTGATGATTTAAGGGGCAGTTTGTTGGCCGCCGAGTATTCACACCAGATACCGTTTATTCCTAAACGGTTTTTCTTAGTGCATAATGTACCAAGCAAAGAAGTAAGAGGGGAGCATGCTCATAAAACGCTTCATCAATTCTTGGTCTGTATCAATGGCACATGTTCGGTGGCGTTGGATGACGGTTCTGTGCGAGAAGAGTATCGGTTAGATTCCAAGGGGATCGGTATTTATATCCCTCCAAAAGTGTGGGGAATTCAATATAAATATTCGTCAGATGCCATGCTTCTAGTTCTCGCCTCAGATGTCTATGACAGTGAGGATTATATACGCGATTATGATCAATTTATTTCCTATGTAAAAAAATGA
- a CDS encoding NAD(P)-dependent oxidoreductase, translating into MTRNKILIGPSSFAEKDKSPLELLQKNGYSVINNPYGRKLTTTELLQLLQPDVIGLIAGLEKLDREVMKASSLRCISRVGSGMSNVDLIAAKDLNIAVRSTPDGPTQSVAELTLGSLLSLLRLIPEMNEDLHNGKWSKKIGFELRNKLCLVIGFGRIGKRVADFLHAFGADIVVYDPYLQSQIGYRKTERIEEILHAVDVITIHSSGESCLLSGNEFSLMKDGVFILNASRGNAIDEPSLIEALDTKKVRGAWLDTFVEEPYKGPLCRYKNVLLTPHVGSYTLECRREMEMEAVNNLISTISPE; encoded by the coding sequence ATGACGAGAAATAAGATATTGATAGGACCGTCTTCGTTTGCAGAGAAAGATAAAAGCCCATTAGAACTACTGCAAAAGAATGGATATTCAGTGATCAATAATCCCTATGGAAGGAAATTAACAACAACTGAACTTCTTCAATTATTGCAACCCGATGTGATCGGATTGATCGCAGGTCTGGAAAAATTGGACCGTGAAGTGATGAAAGCGTCTTCACTACGGTGTATTTCCAGAGTTGGATCGGGTATGTCGAATGTGGATCTAATTGCTGCTAAAGACCTGAACATCGCTGTGAGATCAACTCCGGACGGGCCGACACAATCTGTTGCCGAATTGACACTCGGCTCGTTGCTCAGTTTGCTCCGGTTAATACCCGAAATGAACGAAGACTTGCATAACGGGAAATGGTCTAAAAAGATTGGATTTGAACTAAGGAATAAACTTTGCCTCGTGATTGGCTTTGGTCGGATCGGAAAACGCGTTGCAGATTTTTTGCACGCTTTTGGTGCTGATATTGTCGTGTACGATCCTTATCTGCAGTCACAAATCGGATATCGAAAGACGGAACGGATTGAAGAGATTCTTCACGCCGTGGACGTTATCACTATCCACAGCAGCGGTGAAAGTTGTCTTCTATCTGGGAATGAATTCTCCCTTATGAAGGATGGAGTGTTCATCCTGAATGCCAGCCGGGGAAATGCGATCGATGAACCATCGCTCATCGAGGCGTTGGACACGAAGAAGGTAAGAGGAGCGTGGTTGGATACGTTTGTTGAAGAACCATATAAGGGTCCCTTATGTCGGTATAAGAATGTTCTCCTGACACCGCACGTAGGATCCTATACGTTGGAATGCAGGAGAGAAATGGAGATGGAAGCGGTGAATAATTTGATCAGCACAATCAGTCCCGAGTGA
- a CDS encoding 3-deoxy-manno-octulosonate cytidylyltransferase has translation MKIVGIIPARLASSRFPNKPMTDILGIPMIGHVFFRTKFCKKLTDVYVATCDIEIKKYIESIGGKVIMTSDMHERASERTAEAVSIIETSTGESIDYVVMIQGDLPLIMPEMIDEIISPLKLESNLKIVDMISKISDTQEFESPNNVKVVMDLNEYAIYYSREPIPSRKKFNSNVPMWRQPGLIMFEKRTLLEYVKMKSTPLEIIESVDMNRLIEYGYKIKFVKTNYPDYFCSIDVLTDKENVLSRMENDKYFERYKYNN, from the coding sequence ATGAAAATAGTTGGGATTATTCCTGCGCGACTCGCATCATCAAGATTTCCAAATAAACCAATGACAGATATCCTTGGTATTCCAATGATAGGACATGTGTTTTTTAGGACAAAATTTTGTAAGAAATTGACTGATGTTTATGTTGCTACGTGTGATATTGAAATTAAAAAATACATTGAAAGCATTGGTGGAAAAGTTATAATGACTTCTGATATGCACGAACGTGCATCTGAAAGAACCGCCGAAGCTGTTTCCATCATTGAAACTAGTACTGGGGAATCAATAGATTATGTTGTAATGATCCAGGGTGACTTACCATTAATTATGCCCGAAATGATAGATGAAATAATCTCGCCACTGAAACTCGAGTCAAATTTAAAAATAGTTGATATGATATCTAAAATATCTGATACTCAAGAATTTGAAAGTCCAAATAACGTAAAGGTGGTTATGGACTTGAATGAGTATGCCATTTACTATTCGCGGGAGCCAATTCCTTCACGGAAAAAATTTAACAGCAATGTTCCAATGTGGAGGCAGCCTGGATTAATCATGTTTGAAAAAAGAACACTTCTAGAATATGTAAAAATGAAATCCACGCCATTGGAAATAATTGAATCTGTTGATATGAATAGATTGATAGAATATGGCTATAAAATTAAATTTGTGAAAACTAATTATCCAGATTATTTTTGCTCAATAGATGTTCTTACAGATAAAGAAAATGTTTTATCGAGAATGGAAAACGATAAATATTTTGAACGTTATAAATATAACAATTAA
- a CDS encoding SIS domain-containing protein, with product MNNIDSLYTKNNNIKDFAKGYAEYLSFVLKNTDFSELEKLEKMFLEARENRQTIFIAGNGGSATTATSMANDLGFDILKKTGTDLPFKVLALTDNNSVITAISNDVGYENIFLNQLKIHFRKGDKFIVISASGNSGNLINAVEWVKSQGGTTVALLGFTGGKLKELCDISLHFKSVNGEYGPVEDAHLIVNHILAHWFQLKLKK from the coding sequence ATGAACAACATAGATTCACTTTATACGAAAAACAACAACATTAAAGATTTTGCAAAAGGATATGCGGAGTATCTCTCATTCGTATTGAAAAACACTGATTTTTCGGAATTGGAGAAATTAGAAAAGATGTTTTTAGAAGCCAGGGAAAACCGTCAAACGATCTTTATTGCGGGGAATGGTGGATCTGCTACGACTGCAACATCCATGGCGAATGACCTGGGATTCGACATTCTGAAAAAGACCGGTACGGACCTGCCGTTTAAAGTCCTTGCTCTGACCGATAATAATTCCGTGATTACTGCAATTTCCAACGACGTAGGATATGAGAATATTTTCCTCAATCAGCTTAAGATCCACTTCCGAAAAGGAGATAAGTTCATCGTTATTTCGGCCAGCGGCAATTCCGGTAATCTTATTAATGCCGTCGAATGGGTAAAAAGCCAGGGGGGAACGACTGTAGCATTGCTGGGATTCACCGGAGGGAAACTGAAGGAGCTTTGCGATATTTCCCTCCATTTTAAATCAGTGAACGGCGAGTATGGACCGGTGGAGGATGCGCATCTGATTGTTAACCATATCTTAGCCCATTGGTTTCAACTGAAACTCAAAAAATAG
- a CDS encoding FkbM family methyltransferase — MNYLIRLKFVFYSLYSYLFKTAEIKITDKIKFSIETKNMHEVHRAKTFFTKEPEMLDWIRHFEELNGDDKFIFYDIGANIGIYSLFAATIHQNSIVYSFEPEATNFSSLCCNISNNNLKNIIPVQIALSNTVEFDLLHVGIVKSGAGAAAVGKEYAGIVHSQSFLQGVYCNTLNNLYNDRFFKKPNFIKIDVDGHESKILQAADKIFSDPILKGVIIEYEYSSDNEMEIFISNICSHGFKLVLKSKWVDYNEEKKSSVRNFLFERGK; from the coding sequence ATGAACTACTTAATAAGATTGAAGTTTGTTTTCTATTCTCTTTACAGTTATTTATTTAAAACAGCAGAAATAAAAATCACAGACAAAATAAAGTTCAGTATCGAAACAAAAAACATGCATGAAGTGCATAGAGCAAAAACGTTTTTTACAAAAGAACCCGAAATGTTGGATTGGATTAGACACTTTGAAGAACTTAATGGTGATGATAAATTCATTTTTTATGATATCGGTGCCAATATTGGAATTTATAGCCTTTTTGCAGCGACAATTCACCAAAATAGCATAGTGTATTCTTTTGAACCGGAAGCTACAAACTTCTCATCGCTTTGCTGCAATATTTCTAATAACAATTTAAAAAATATTATTCCAGTTCAAATTGCGTTATCGAATACGGTAGAATTTGATTTACTACATGTTGGAATTGTTAAATCTGGCGCCGGTGCAGCTGCAGTGGGTAAGGAATATGCCGGGATAGTTCACTCTCAGTCATTTTTGCAAGGGGTATATTGTAATACACTTAACAATCTATATAACGATCGGTTTTTTAAAAAACCGAATTTTATTAAAATAGATGTTGATGGACACGAATCAAAAATACTACAGGCAGCAGATAAAATATTTTCAGATCCAATTCTTAAAGGGGTAATTATTGAATATGAATATTCTTCGGACAATGAAATGGAGATATTTATTTCAAATATATGCTCTCATGGTTTCAAACTCGTTCTTAAAAGTAAATGGGTTGATTATAATGAAGAAAAGAAATCATCGGTGAGGAATTTTCTTTTTGAAAGAGGAAAATGA
- a CDS encoding SDR family oxidoreductase: MTNIFSGQTALVTGGTRGIGFNVAKELYDQGADLIITGTKKESFESVRPHFQGRQGAVHFFPVDFSDINAMNDFILAIGAFERIDVLINNSGINKVDFIYDTAMEDWQKITDVNLKAPFMLMRHVSRKMKDQKYGRIVNIGSIFGVISKSKRSIYSATKHGLHGLTIAAALDLAPYGVLVNTLSPGFVLTELTKSILSEAEIAELSKQVPLQRFAAPEEISKVIIFMAGRNNTFMTGQNIIVDGGFVNV, from the coding sequence ATGACCAATATCTTTTCAGGACAAACAGCGCTCGTTACGGGCGGAACCCGGGGGATTGGATTCAATGTCGCCAAGGAACTGTACGATCAGGGGGCGGATCTCATCATTACCGGCACAAAAAAGGAATCGTTCGAATCGGTCCGGCCGCACTTCCAGGGGAGGCAGGGGGCAGTACATTTCTTTCCGGTTGATTTTTCAGACATTAATGCGATGAATGATTTCATCTTAGCAATTGGCGCATTCGAGCGGATCGATGTTCTCATCAATAATTCGGGGATCAATAAAGTTGATTTCATCTATGACACTGCCATGGAAGATTGGCAAAAGATCACGGACGTGAACCTAAAAGCCCCCTTCATGTTGATGCGCCATGTGAGCAGGAAAATGAAGGACCAGAAGTATGGTCGGATCGTTAATATCGGCTCGATTTTCGGAGTGATCAGCAAATCGAAACGTTCGATTTATTCTGCAACAAAACATGGATTACACGGACTGACCATCGCCGCCGCGCTCGATCTGGCGCCGTATGGTGTGTTAGTGAATACACTTTCCCCCGGATTCGTTCTTACGGAATTGACGAAATCAATTTTAAGCGAAGCGGAGATCGCAGAATTGTCGAAGCAGGTTCCTCTGCAGCGTTTCGCTGCTCCAGAGGAGATATCGAAAGTGATCATATTCATGGCGGGCAGGAATAACACCTTTATGACAGGTCAAAATATTATTGTGGATGGAGGATTTGTCAATGTCTGA
- a CDS encoding Wzz/FepE/Etk N-terminal domain-containing protein has translation MPAEEIQLPENNESSIDIFALIRALWVKRKLISIVVGVATLFSIAISFVLSESFLATTVILPETDKSKLSSLGGLSDLASLAGVNVGGEGTLVKLYPTILKSESVLRNVIFRKYQTKEFSQPVNLIEYWEIKEKTRELEYENALKNLRDLLQIAMDAKTAVITMSILMPEPQLAADIVNEVSSELDKFIRNKRTTSAGEQRKFVEGRLTEVKRDLTLSENILKEFREKNRQVLSPQLLLEQERLIRDVQINATIYTELRKQYELVKIEEVKNIPVINVMDIAHAAARKDKPKRAVIVIVIFILSFFMILGKIIVEYLYGKEISQFLMRIRSLSE, from the coding sequence ATGCCTGCTGAAGAAATTCAACTTCCGGAAAATAATGAAAGCTCTATTGATATTTTTGCATTGATCAGGGCATTGTGGGTGAAACGAAAATTGATCTCTATTGTTGTTGGAGTGGCGACATTATTTAGTATTGCTATAAGTTTTGTGTTATCGGAAAGTTTTTTGGCGACGACAGTTATTCTTCCAGAAACTGACAAAAGCAAACTTTCATCTCTTGGGGGGCTTTCCGATCTTGCATCGCTGGCTGGTGTCAATGTAGGCGGGGAAGGGACGCTGGTAAAGCTCTATCCTACGATCCTCAAAAGTGAATCGGTCCTCAGGAACGTGATCTTCAGGAAATACCAGACCAAGGAGTTTTCACAGCCAGTCAACCTTATTGAATATTGGGAGATTAAAGAAAAGACCCGAGAATTGGAATACGAGAACGCATTGAAGAACCTGAGAGACCTATTACAAATAGCAATGGATGCCAAAACTGCTGTCATTACGATGTCCATCCTGATGCCCGAACCACAGCTTGCTGCTGATATAGTCAACGAGGTCTCTTCCGAGTTGGACAAGTTCATCCGAAACAAAAGAACGACCAGCGCAGGCGAGCAGCGGAAATTTGTCGAAGGTAGACTTACTGAGGTGAAGAGAGATCTTACGCTATCTGAAAATATTCTGAAAGAGTTCCGGGAGAAGAACCGCCAGGTATTGTCACCTCAGCTTCTGTTAGAACAGGAACGCCTGATCCGCGACGTGCAGATTAATGCAACGATCTATACAGAGCTTCGAAAGCAATATGAACTGGTTAAAATTGAAGAGGTTAAAAATATTCCTGTGATTAATGTAATGGATATTGCACATGCTGCTGCCAGGAAGGATAAACCAAAAAGAGCCGTAATAGTTATTGTGATATTTATTTTGAGTTTTTTTATGATCCTTGGGAAAATAATTGTTGAATATCTTTATGGAAAAGAAATTTCTCAATTTTTAATGAGAATTCGCTCGTTGTCTGAATAA